In Aeromicrobium marinum DSM 15272, one genomic interval encodes:
- a CDS encoding SDR family oxidoreductase encodes MTTTNARRVVAITGGARGIGYHTAEELIRRGHRVAIGDIDERQLKVAAEELGLDVAVRLDVTDPASIESFLDVTEEALGSVDVFINNAGVMPTGHVHEEADEVTRRQVEINVLGVIFGTKIALQRMLPRRHGHIINTASLAGELPVPGLATYCGTKFAVIGFTEAARQEYRRSGITLSTVRPTFTNTELVSGTSGAKGMRNAEPQEIARATADLIERPRPFVRVTRVAGTMVAAMKFVPDRVATQLGAMLGTDTVFLDRVDAAARQAYVERVGRS; translated from the coding sequence ATGACGACAACGAACGCGCGACGAGTGGTCGCCATCACCGGGGGTGCCCGGGGAATCGGCTACCACACCGCAGAAGAGCTCATCCGGCGCGGACACCGGGTGGCTATCGGCGACATCGACGAGCGCCAGCTCAAGGTGGCCGCCGAGGAGCTGGGCCTCGACGTCGCGGTGCGTCTTGATGTGACCGACCCGGCGTCCATCGAATCGTTCCTCGACGTGACCGAGGAGGCGCTGGGGTCCGTCGACGTCTTCATCAACAACGCGGGCGTCATGCCGACGGGGCACGTGCACGAGGAGGCCGACGAGGTCACCCGTCGGCAGGTGGAGATCAACGTGCTGGGAGTCATCTTCGGTACCAAGATCGCCCTGCAGCGGATGCTGCCCCGGCGCCACGGCCACATCATCAATACTGCCTCATTGGCCGGGGAGCTCCCGGTCCCGGGGCTCGCGACCTACTGTGGCACCAAGTTCGCAGTCATCGGGTTCACAGAGGCCGCCCGGCAGGAGTACCGCAGGTCGGGCATCACGCTGTCCACGGTGCGTCCGACCTTCACCAACACTGAGCTGGTCTCGGGGACGAGCGGGGCGAAGGGCATGCGCAACGCGGAGCCGCAGGAGATCGCGCGCGCTACCGCCGACCTCATCGAACGCCCGCGACCTTTCGTGCGAGTCACACGTGTCGCGGGGACGATGGTGGCAGCGATGAAGTTCGTTCCCGACCGGGTCGCAACCCAGCTCGGGGCGATGCTCGGGACCGACACCGTCTTCCTCGACCGCGTAGATGCCGCGGCGCGTCAGGCCTACGTGGAGCGGGTCGGTCGCAGCTGA